A genomic region of Gossypium hirsutum isolate 1008001.06 chromosome D01, Gossypium_hirsutum_v2.1, whole genome shotgun sequence contains the following coding sequences:
- the LOC107921988 gene encoding squamosa promoter-binding-like protein 14 isoform X1, which translates to MEDAGAQVAPPLYIHQALASRFCDPPSLPRKRDLSYQASDFLYQNPSQQRVANPRDNWNPKQWEWDAVRFIAKPLNTEILQAGTATAEQRKKGHVNGNENSITSKNATAANGDDERLQLNLGGGLNSVEEPVSRPNKKVRGGSPGSTSYPMCQVDNCKEDLSNAKDYHRRHKVCEIHSKATKALVEKQMQRFCQQCSRFHPLSEFDEGKRSCRRRLAGHNRRRRKTQPEDVTSRLLLPVNRDNAGNGSLDIVNLLTLLARTQGKTEEKSINPSLVPNRDQLLQILSKINSLPLPMELAAKLPNVGVLNRKSQEQPSLGNQNQLNGKNTSSPSTVDLLAALSASLTSSSSDALAMLSQRSSQSSDSQKTKSICPDNVAASSSLNRAPLEFTSVGGERSSTSYQSPVEDSECQIQETRANLPLQLFSSSPEDDSPPMLASSRKYFSSDSSNPMEERSPSSSPVVQKFFPMHSTPEAVKYEKVPIGRHANTNAETSRAHGSIIPLELFSGSKRGTGHGSFQHFPSQAGYTSSSGSDHSPPSLNSDAQDRTGRIIFKLFDKDPSHFPGTLRTQIYNWLSNSPSEMESYIRPGCVVLSVYVSMPAAAWEQLEGNLLRYVNCLLQDSDSNFWRKARFLVHTGNRQLASHKDGKIHLCKSWLSWSSPELISVSPLAVVSGQETSLLVRGRNLTNPGTEIHCAYMGGYSSMQINGSTYKGASYDEVNMGSFKIQVPSPKALGRCFIEVENGFKGNSFPIIIADAAICKELRLLESELDTEAKASDIISEEHAYDSHRPRSREEVLHFLNELGWLFQRSTAPLPKSSDHSLRRFKFLLMFSVESDYCALVKVLLDMLVESNLDLDDLSKDSLAMLSEIQLLTRAVKRRCRKMADLLIHYSISSNDGNSKKYIFPPNLEGAGGITPLHLAACTSGSDDMVDVLTNDPQEIGLTCWSSLLDANGQSPYAYAMMRNNHSYNKLVAGKYADRRNGQFSLTIGVEDQHSGVSAVQLNKISLQFRQDRRSCAKCAVVATRSNNRFPGSQRLLQRPYVHSMLAIAAVCVCVCLFLRGSPNIGRVSPFKWENLDFGTI; encoded by the exons ATGGAGGATGCAGGCGCGCAAGTAGCTCCTCCCCTTTATATTCACCAGGCCCTTGCCAGCCGCTTCTGTGATCCGCCTTCTTTACCCAGGAAACGTGACCTTTCTTATCAGGCCTCAGACTTTCTGTACCAAAACCCTTCACAGCAGCGTGTTGCCAACCCCAGGGACAACTGGAACCCAAAGCAATGGGAGTGGGATGCTGTGAGATTCATTGCTAAACCCTTAAACACCGAGATTCTTCAGGCAGGGACTGCTACAGCAGAACAGAGAAAGAAAGGTCATGTTAATGGGAATGAAAACTCTATAACATCCAAAAACGCCACTGCAGCAAATGGTGATGATGAGAGACTGCAACTGAATCTAGGTGGGGGATTGAATTCTGTGGAAGAGCCTGTTTCTAGGCCTAACAAAAAGGTCCGTGGTGGATCGCCTGGGAGTACCAGCTACCCCATGTGTCAGGTTGATAATTGTAAGGAAGATCTTTCTAATGCAAAGGACTATCACCGTCGGCATAAAGTGTGTGAGATTCATAGTAAAGCGACTAAAGCTCTTGTTGAGAAGCAGATGCAGAGGTTCTGCCAGCAGTGTAGCAG GTTTCACCCGCTTTCTGAGTTTGATGAGGGGAAGAGAAGTTGTAGGCGTAGGCTTGCTGGGCATAATCGCCGTAGAAGGAAGACACAACCTGAAGATGTGACCTCACGGCTTTTACTCCCTGTAAACAGGGATAATGCCGGGAATGGAAGTTTAGATATTGTCAACTTGCTGACTCTTTTGGCTAGGACACAAG GTAAAACTGAGGAGAAAAGCATTAATCCCTCACTGGTTCCAAATAGAGATCAACTCCTTCAGATTCTTAGTAAGATTAATTCATTACCTTTGCCAATGGAGCTGGCTGCAAAGCTGCCCAATGTTGGAGTTTTGAACAGGAAGAGCCAGGAGCAACCTTCGCTAGGCAATCAAAACCAATTGAATGGGAAAAACACATCTTCTCCATCTACAGTAGATTTGCTTGCTGCCCTTTCAGCTTCATTGACGTCCTCTTCTTCTGATGCCCTTGCAATGCTATCTCAAAGAAGCAGCCAGAGCAGTGATAGCCAGAAGACCAAGTCGATCTGTCCTGATAATGTAGCTGCTTCCAGCTCGTTAAACAGAGCTCCTCTGGAGTTTACTTCAGTCGGAGGAGAAAGAAGCAGTACCAGTTATCAATCTCCTGTTGAAGATTCAGAATGCCAGATTCAAGAAACTCGAGCTAATTTACCATTGCAGCTATTTAGCTCCTCACCTGAGGACGATAGCCCACCAATGCTAGCATCATCTAGGAAATATTTCTCTTCTGACAGTAGCAATCCAATGGAGGAAAGATCTCCATCTTCATCTCCAGTTGTACAAAAATTCTTCCCAATGCATAGCACACCTGAAGCTGTCAAATATGAGAAAGTGCCCATTGGCAGACATGCTAATACAAATGCTGAGACAAGCAGGGCTCATGGTTCTATTATACCTCTTGAGCTTTTTAGTGGGTCAAAGCGAGGAACAGGGCATGGTTCATTTCAACATTTCCCTTCTCAAGCGGGGTATACGTCTTCTTCTGGGTCAGATCATTCCCCCCCTAGCTTGAACTCTGATGCTCAG GATCGTACCGGGCGAATAATTTTTAAGCTATTTGACAAGGACCCCAGCCACTTCCCCGGTACACTACGGACCCAG ATTTATAATTGGCTTTCAAATAGTCCGTCTGAAATGGAGAGCTATATAAGGCCTGGATGTGTGGTTCTGTCGGTTTATGTGTCAATGCCGGCTGCTGCCTGGGAGCAA CTTGAAGGAAACCTGCTTCGGTATGTCAATTGTTTGTTGCAAGACTCTGATTCAAATTTTTGGAGAAAGGCTAGGTTTTTAGTTCATACAGGGAACCGTCAGTTAGCGTCACATAAAGATG GAAAGATCCATCTGTGCAAATCCTGGCTATCGTGGAGTTCACCTGAGTTGATCTCAGTTTCTCCTTTGGCTGTTGTGAGCGGGCAAGAAACCTCTCTTTTAGTGAGGGGTAGAAATCTGACTAATCCTGGCACCGA GATTCATTGTGCATACATGGGTGGATACTCATCAATGCAAATTAATGGGTCAACATATAAGGGAGCCTCATATGATGAGGTAAACATGGGCAGTTTTAAGATTCAGGTTCCATCACCAAAAGCACTAGGTCGTTGCTTCATTGAG GTGGAGAATGGATTCAAGGGAAACAGTTTTCCTATAATAATAGCTGATGCTGCCATTTGTAAAGAATTGAGACTTCTGGAATCTGAACTTGACACAGAAGCTAAAGCTTCTGATATTATTTCTGAAGAGCATGCTTATGATTCTCACCGTCCAAGGTCAAGGGAGGAAGTGCTGCACTTTCTGAATGAACTTGGATGGTTATTCCAGAGGAGCACTGCTCCCTTGCCCAAGAGTTCTGATCATTCCCTTCGCCGTTTCAAATTTTTGCTCATGTTCTCTGTTGAGAGTGATTATTGTGCTTTGGTCAAGGTACTTCTTGACATGCTGGTGGAAAGTAACTTGGATTTGGATGACCTATCCAAGGATTCGCTGGCCATGCTTTCTGAGATTCAGCTGTTAACCCGAGCAGTGAAAAGAAGGTGTAGGAAGATGGCTGACTTGCTCATACATTATTCTATCAGTAGTAACGATGGAAACTCGAAAAAGTATATCTTTCCACCGAATCTTGAGGGTGCTGGTGGAATCACACCTTTACATTTGGCTGCATGTACATCTGGTTCGGATGATATGGTAGATGTGCTGACGAATGATCCTCAGGAG aTTGGGTTAACCTGCTGGAGTTCCCTTCTGGATGCAAATGGGCAGTCTCCATATGCCTATGCTATGATGAGAAACAACCATTCTTACAACAAATTGGTGGCTGGTAAATATGCTGACAGAAGGAATGGTCAATTTTCTTTGACTATTGGTGTTGAGGATCAGCACTCAGGAGTGTCTGCAGTGCAGTTAAACAAGATAAGTTTGCAGTTCAGACAAGATCGTAGGTCTTGTGCCAAGTGTGCAGTTGTGGCAACAAGATCTAACAATAGGTTTCCGGGTTCACAACGTTTGCTTCAACGTCCATATGTTCATTCAATGCTTGCCATTGCTGCTGTCTGTGTTTGTGTGTGCTTATTCCTGCGAGGCTCACCAAACATTGGCCGCGTTTCTCCCTTCAAGTGGGAAAATTTGGATTTTGGCACAATTTAG